A region of Culicoides brevitarsis isolate CSIRO-B50_1 chromosome 1, AGI_CSIRO_Cbre_v1, whole genome shotgun sequence DNA encodes the following proteins:
- the LOC134827967 gene encoding dolichyl-diphosphooligosaccharide--protein glycosyltransferase subunit STT3A, whose protein sequence is MKVLDYNKRESLMKWAILTIAGILAFSTRLFSVLRFESVIHEFDPYFNYRTTKFLTEQGFYNFHNWFDDRAWYPLGRIIGGTIYPGLMVTSATLYKMLQFLNITIDIRNVCVFLAPLFSSFTAFVTYLLTKEIYSQGAGLLAASMIAIVPGYISRSVAGSYDNEGIAIFCMLFTYWCWIKAIKTGSIFWGVMVSLAYFYMVSSWGGYVFLINLIPLHVLTLMATGRFHHKIYVAFSTLYCIGTILSMQISFVGFQPVHSSEHMLAFGTFGLCQLHSLIDYVRSRLSKEHFDVLFKTIASSVGIGALIVFGLLTLSGKISPWTGRFYSLLDPSYAKNNIPIIASVSEHQPTSWSSFYFDLQILVFLFPAGLYFCFSKLTDENIFIILYGLTSIYFAGVMVRLMLVLAPIMCVLSGIAMSHLMSKYMSNIVSSGNAQEQKKLKRNERAVTGDQSAVAVAFVAIMTGLLISYTFHSTWVTSEAYSSPSIVLSAKSHDGSKIIFDDFREAYNWLNTNTPPDARVMSWWDYGYQITAMANRTILVDNNTWNNTHISRVGQAMASTEDKAYEIMRELDVDYVLVIFGGLTGYSSDDINKFLWMVRIGGSTAEGKNIKEQDYYSSNGDFRIDVEGSPTLLNCLMYKMCYYRFGQVYTEGGKPPGYDRVRGAEIGNKDFELETLEEAYTTEHWLVRIYKVKDLNNRGT, encoded by the exons ATGAAAGTCTTGGACTACAACAAGCGTGAAAGCCTCATGAAATGGGCAATTCTCACCATAGCCGGTATTTTGGCATTTTCCACGCGTCTCTTCTCCGTGCTGCGTTTTGAATCTGTAATTCACGAATTTGATCCGTATTTCAACTACCGCACAACCAAATTTCTCACTGAACAAG GCTTTTACAACTTCCACAATTGGTTCGACGATAGAGCTTGGTATCCGCTTGGGCGTATCATCGGCGGCACAATCTACCCCGGATTGATGGTAACGTCGGCTACGTTGTACAAAATGCTGCAATTTCTGAATATTACGATCGATATTCGGAATGTTTGTGTGTTTCTTGCCCCGCTTTTCTCGAGTTTCACCGCTTTTGTCACGTATTTGTTGACGAAGGAGATTTACAGTCAAGGCGCCGGATTATTGGCTGCATCGATGATTGCAATTGTGCCAGGATACATTTCGAGATCGGTTGCCGGATCGTACGATAACGAAGGAATTGctattttttgcatgttgtTCACTtattg GTGTTGGATTAAAGCCATTAAAACCGGATCAATTTTCTGGGGAGTGATGGTTTCTCTCGCCTACTTTTACATGGTATCATCATGGGGCGGCTACGTGTTCCTCATTAACTTGATTCCATTGCATGTTTTGACGTTAATGGCTACGGGACGGTTCCATCATAAGATTTATGTCGCTTTTAGTACGTTATACTGCATTGGTACCATCTTGTCGATGCAAATTTCCTTCGTGGGATTCCAACCGGTGCATAGTTCAGAGCATATGTTGGCTTTCGGGACCTTTGGCTTGTGTCAACTTCACTCGTTAATCGATTATGTGCGATCTCGTCTCTCCAAGGAGCACTTTGACGTGCTTTTTAAGACAATTGCCAGCAGCGTTGGCATCGGAGCTCTCATTGTTTTCGGATTATTGACGCTCAGTGGCAAAATTAGTCCATGGACCGGGCGTTTTTACTCGTTACTCGATCCGTCATATGCCAAAAATAACATTCCAATCATCGCATCGGTCTCCGAACATCAACCGACGTCATGGAGTTCGTTCTATTTTGACCTGCAAATACTCGTTTTCTTGTTCCCAGCTGGTTTGTACTTTTGTTTCTCGAAACTCACGGACGAAAATATCTTCATAATTTTGTACGGATTGACGAGTATCTATTTTGCGGGCGTTATGGTGCGTTTAATGCTCGTTTTGGCACCAATTATGTGCGTTTTGTCGGGCATCGCCATGTCACATCTCATGTCAAAGTACATGAGTAACATCGTAAGCAGCGGAAATGCTCaggaacagaaaaaattaaaacgtaaTGAACGTGCGGTAACTGGGGATCAAAGTGCCGTTGCTGTTGCTTTTGTCGCCATCATGACAGGATTGCTAATTTCGTACACTTTTCACTCAACATGGGTCACATCGGAGGCATATAGCTCCCCAAGCATCGTTTTATCCGCCAAAAGTCACGATGGCAGCAAAATCATCTTCGACGACTTCAGAGAAGCTTACAACTGGTTGAACACAAATACGCCCCCCGATGCTCGTGTCATGTCATGGTGGGATTACGGCTACCAAATTACCGCAATGGCAAATCGCACAATTCTCGTGGACAACAACACCTGGAATAACACTCATATTTCACGTGTTGGTCAGGCAATGGCCAGCACCGAAGACAAAGCTTATGAAATTATGCGGGAACTCGATGTTGACTACGTTCTCGTCATCTTTGGTGGTCTCACGGGTTACAGCAGCGACGATATCAACAAATTCCTGTGGATGGTTCGCATTGGCGGCAGTACCGCAGAAGGCAAAAACATCAAGGAGCAAGATTATTACTCGTCAAATGGCGATTTCCGGATCGATGTCGAAGGATCTCCCACATTGCTGAACTGCTTGATGTACAAAATGTGCTACTACCGATTCGGGCAAGTTTATACGGAAGGCGGAAAGCCCCCGGGATACGATCGTGTGCGCGGTGCCGAGATCGGAAATAAAGATTTTGAACTGGAAACACTCGAAGAAGCATACACGACGGAACATTGGCTCGTTCGCATCTACAAAGTGAAAGATTTGAACAATCGTGGCACGTAA
- the LOC134827968 gene encoding piRNA biogenesis protein EXD1, translating to MEIEKLIGKLDVGQKIILKLQDKIIVGELSFKKIPSHVRVKDCTDYETNEKLGSNNVYYMNEIRDIRVMGSKETRDDEQCQQKIEEIEVKQTKDALQTKLSEERYKNIRATLDSRIFIERYDVKYFDACRDLMKQRQIGVCLEDVRYGRRSKASVLAVATNEKVYVFDLLMLDGIKKELKGVFESSSICKVIHYSKMTQDYLKNRCNIKVRLIFDTMMAYFYISGNREALTVAELISKLFNLPYIEPSKNLSWNLRPIKEEIISQAAFSVGFLIEIQQYLMHKHLLKNFYRDSMAAMQFSCNDNDFPYTVKLVKGKEVIKNLRDPSIEDEAPVDLREIKKNEEKNDTDTSK from the exons ATGgagatagaaaaattaatcggAAAATTGGATGTCGGTCAAAAGATAATTCTCAAGCTGCAGGACAAAATTATCGTCGGCGAGTTAAGTTTCAAGAAGATTCCGAGTCATGTTCGGGTCAAAGATTGCACGGATTACGAAACAAACGAAAAGTTGGGTTCCAATAATGTTTATTACATGAACGAAATTCGCGATATTCGTGTAATGGGCAGCAAGGAAACACGTGATGACGAGCAGTGTCagcaaaaaatcgaagaaattgAAGTCAAGCAGACCAAAGATGCGCTCCAGACCAAATTGAGTGAGGAAAGGTACAAAAATATCCGTGCAACGTTGGATTCTCGCATTTTTATCGAGCGTTATGATGTCAAATATTTCGATGCATGTCGCGATTTGATGAAACAACGACAAATAGGCGTCTGTTTGGAGGATGTGCGATATGGGCGTCGCTCAAAAGCTTCCGTACTTGCTGTTGCCACGAACGAAAAAGTCTATGTCTTCGATTTGTTGATGCTTGATGGCATTAAGAAGGAATTGAAAGGTGTTTTTGAATCCAGCAGCATTTGTAAAGTTATTCATTATTCGAAAATGACCCAAGATTATCTCAAAAATCGATGCAACATCAAAGTTCGTCTTATTTTTGACACAATG atggcATATTTCTACATTTCCGGCAACCGTGAAGCCCTAACAGTCGCTGAGCTcatctcaaaattatttaatctgCCATACATCGAGCCTTCGAAGAATTTATCATGGAATTTGCGGCCTATCAAGGAAGAAATCATCAGTCAAGCTGCTTTTTCAGTCGGATTTCTGATTGAAATTCAGCAATATTTGATGCACAAACATCTCTTGAAGAACTTTTATCGCGATTCAATGGCTGCAATGCAATTTTCATGTAACGATAATGACTTTCCTTATACGGTGAAACTAGTCAAAGGCAAGGAAGTGATAAAAAATCTTCGTGATCCATCGATTGAAGACGAAGCTCCCGTTGATTTGCgagaaatcaagaaaaatgaagagaaaaacgACACTGACACCTccaaataa
- the LOC134835453 gene encoding DNA primase small subunit, with protein sequence MSEVAQTQSAPAFDSSQLRTLLKIYYKRLFPYRLFTKWLTYGYTDPDIFTNREISFTLANDIYLRYLSFSDCDEFEKEIQAKLPEKIDIGAVYDVSPKNRLTTSVMTPMQRELVFDIDMTDYDNVRTCCEGASVCEKCWKFMAIACNVIDTTLREDFGFEHLLWVFSGRRGIHCWVCDPTARQLTDSGRGAVAEYMNVLMGTGPEASLARVQIGNKMHHSVKRSFKIIEPFFTKVILEDQKLFDTAEGVKKLLSLITDLEMRKEAEKALKPVLGDSKKIWDTFCRHFEYIRTSSKGTASRKAKFLIEEVQLALLYPRLDINVSKGMKHLLKAPFCIHPKSGKVCVPFRPSKVFDFNPDNVPTLSLLMEEINAFDKENTEQSENVDERRKIQDIKKTSMYKGIKIFEEFLRKLEETWKDNRMEF encoded by the exons ATGTCTGAAGTTGCTCAAACACAATCCGCACCTGCCTTTGATTCATCCCAATTGCGgactttgttgaaaatttactaCAAACGCTTGTTTCCGTATCGATTGTTCACCAAGTGGCTCACTTATGGTTAca CTGATCCTGATATCTTCACGAACCGCGAAATCAGTTTCACCTTAGCCAACGACATTTATTTGCGTTACTTGTCGTTCTCCGATTGCGACGAATTCGAAAAGGAAATCCAAGCAAAATTACCTGAGAAGATTGATATCGGTGCCGTTTACGATGTTAGTCCAAAAAATCGTCTTACAACGTCGGTAATGACTCCCATGCAACGCGAACTCGTTTTCGATATCGATATGACGGATTACGACAACGTTCGAACGTGTTGCGAGGGTGCAAGCGTTTGCGAGAAATGCTGGAAATTCATGGCAATCGCTTGTAATGTCATCGATACAACTTTACGCGAGGATTTTGGCTTCGAACATTTGTTGTGGGTCTTCTCGGGGCGTCGTGGCATCCATTGTTGGGTTTGTGATCCAACGGCACGCCAACTCACAGACAGCGGAAGAGGAGCAGTGGCTGAATACATGAACGTTTTAATGGGCACGGGACCTGAAGCGAGTTTAGCGCGCGTTCAGATCGGAAATAAAATGCATCACAGTGTCAAGCGatctttcaaaattatcgaacCATTTTTCACGAAAGTAATTCTCgaagatcaaaaattattcgacaCTGCTGAAGGAGTTAAAAAGCTCTTGTCGCTCATTACAGACCTGGAAATGCGAAAAGAGGCAGAAAAGGCATTAAAACCAGTTTTGGGCGACTCGAAGAAAATTTGGGACACATTTTGTCGTCATTTCGAGTACATTCGGACTTCCAGCAAGGGAACTGCTTCAAGAAAGGCGAAATTCCTCATTGAAGAAGTACAATTGGCACTTTTGTATCCTCGACTCGATATCAATGTCTCCAAGGGCATGAAACATTTACTCAAGGCACCATTTTGCATTCACCCGAAATCAGGAAAAGTTTGTGTGCCTTTCCGCCCGAGCAAGGTATTCGACTTTAATCCCGACAACGTTCCAACTCTGAGCTTGCTGATGGAAGAAATTAACGCTTTTGACAAGGAAAACACTGAACAATCGGAAAATGTCGATGAACGCCGCAAAATTCAGGACATCAAGAAGACAAGCATGTACAAAGGCATCAAAATTTTCGaggaatttttgagaaaattggaGGAAACGTGGAAAGATAACAGaatggaattttaa
- the LOC134838257 gene encoding LOW QUALITY PROTEIN: CSC1-like protein 1 (The sequence of the model RefSeq protein was modified relative to this genomic sequence to represent the inferred CDS: deleted 1 base in 1 codon), whose product METDELFPNYGNATADNCLVIRRNRTLFFSVYEGIPETLLLNVITWILLILLFSLIRQQAWDYGRLALVNGRDSKTWTQLFFAQEYSELAKNARNQESAATTGFIEKTGVVSWIKMTLKLTNDQILAHSGPDATHYLSFQRQMIFVMAIISCISLVIVLPVNLQGTLYANATTFGHTTISNLSPESRWLWVHVFVAISFAPLIVLTMRRSSGRYASKTAPSRTIMATNVAKADCNRGIIKEYITERFADVIIEDVQLAYNISKLTDAADEYHKVVLARHYCEDNRNRQAIKVTTDYWKCVQKDGLQYYREKEISLFAQVARLRSIALNEPLGIAFITLSSTDSAQLVLKHFKPGSYRQWALRFAPNACDIFWENLSDSTAGWYVRWVCVNLLLFVFLFFMTTPALVVNIVNTLPWYKEFTKISSLVSEFLPTLLLWTVSVLMPVVVGYSERFLKHWTKSELNYTIMTKSFGYLLFMILILPSLGLTSAKALLEWSINKREDEAFRFECIFLPDKGAFYVNYIITSAFIGTAAELLRFSELSYYFWQILTAKSVAEIPYVRRSILTEFPFGHHYSWMLIIFTVSVCYSIATPLIMPFAMVYMCFKHLGDRYNLFFAYGPSNMVSQGGGKIHSTAVTLTKFSVIILFVNMTALSYVRNGNGFDARGLLLASTLLITLALFMFMSPIKRCTTKPPRIRPDLQPSQLYVADVLQDRRHFQERPVHVDYGSDTASIVMTQGEEEVSSIASA is encoded by the exons atggaAACAGACGAACTCTTTCCAAATTATGGGAACGCGACGGCGGACAATTGTCTAGTGATTCGACGAAATCGTACGTTGTTCTTCAGCGTCTACGAGGGAATACCGGAGACACTTTTGTTGAATGTGATCACCTGGATTTTACTCATTCTCCTGTTTAGCTTGATCCGACAGCAGGCATGGGACTACGGGCGACTTGCGCTCGTCAATGGGCGCGATTCCAAGACATGGACACAACTTTTCTTCGCGCAAGAATATTCGGAGCTCGCGAAAAATGCGAGAAATCAAGAAAGTGCCGCCACAACGGGTTTCATCGAGAAAACTGGCGTCGTGTCATGGATCAAAATGACACTCAAACTCACGAATGATCAAATTTTGGCACATTCTGGACCCGATGCCACGCATTATTTGTCGTTCCAGCGCCAAATGATCTTCGTGATGGCGATTATTTCGTGCATCAGTTTGGTCATTGTGTTGCCGGTGAATTTGCAAGGGACACTTTATGCGAATGCCACGACTTTTGGACATACAACGATCTCAAATTTGAGTCCCGAGTCACGATGGTTGTGGGTTCATGTCTTTGTAGCAATTTCTTTTGCTCCCTTAATTGTTTTGACGATGCGTCGCAGTTCGGGACGTTATGCGTCGAAAACAGCGCCAAGTCGCACAATAATGGCTACAAATGTGGCGAAAGCGGATTGCAATCGTGGCATCATTAAGGAGTACATTACGGAACGATTTGCTGATGTCATTATTGAAGACGTGCAATTGGCGTATAACATCTCGAAATTGACGGATGCCGCAGATGAGTATCACAAAGTTGTCTTGGCACGACATTATTGCGAGGATAATAGGAATCGACAGGCGATCAAGGTTACGACGGATTACTGGAAATGCGTGCAAAAGGATGGTTTGCAGTATTATCGCGAAAAGGAAATCAGTTTGTTTGCACAAGTGGCGCGTTTGAGGAGTATTGCGCTAAATGAGCCTCTGGGAATCGCTTTTATTACGTTGTCGTCAACAGATTCGGCGCAACTTGTATTGAAACACTTTAAACCGGGCAGTTATCGACAATGGGCACTC CGTTTCGCACCAAATGCGTGCGATATCTTCTGGGAAAATTTGTCGGATTCCACAGCTGGATGGTATGTGCGATGGGTGTGCGtcaatttgttgttgttcgtgtTTTTATTCTTCATGACGACGCCGGCGCTGGTTGTGAATat tgtcaaCACGCTACCATGGTACAAggaattcacaaaaatatcatcTCTCGTGTCAGAATTCTTACCTACATTGCTCCTATGGACAGTTTCGGTGTTGATGCCTGTCGTTGTCGGATATTCCGAGCGATTTTTGAAGCATTGGACAAAGAGTGAGCTAAACTACACAATTATGACAAAATCTTTCGGTTATTTGTTGTTCATGATTTTGATTCTGCCCTCTTTGGGTCTCACATCGGCCAAAGCTCTGCTTGAATGGTCAATCAACAAACGCGAAGACGAAGCTTTCCGCTTTGAATGCATCTTCCTGCCGGATAAGGGTGCTTTTTATGTCAACTATATCATCACTTCTGCCTTCATTGGTACCGCTGCCGAATTATTGCGCTTCTCCGAGTTATCCTACTACTTTTGGCAAATCCTCACAGCGAAATCTGTCGCGGAAATTCCGTATGTGCGAAGATCCATTCTTACGGAATTCCCCTTTGGTCACCATTATTCCTGGATGTTGATTATTTTCACGGTTAGTGTTTGTTATTCCATCGCGACGCCTCTCATCATGCCTTTTGCCATGGTTTACATGTGTTTCAAGCATCTCGGCGATCGGTATAATCTCTTCTTCGCCTACGGGCCAAGTAACATGGTGTCGCAAGGCGGCGGCAAAATTCACTCGACAGCAGTTacattgacaaaattttctgtgATAATTCTCTTCGTGAATATGACTGCGTTGAGTTATGTGCGTAACGGAAATGGCTTCGATGCACGTGGATTGCTGCTGGCATCGACGTTGCTCATCACATTGGCGCTTTTCATGTTCATGTCGCCCATTAAGCGATGCACGACGAAACCGCCGCGAATTAGGCCCGATTTGCAACCAAGTCAGTTGTATGTGGCAGATGTGTTGCAAGACAGAAGACATTTTCAGGAGAGACCTGTGCACGTGGATTATGGATCCGACACCGCGAGCATCGTGATGACACAAGGAGAGGAAGAAGTGAGCAGTATTGCGTCGGCATAA